From Vicinamibacterales bacterium, a single genomic window includes:
- a CDS encoding ABC transporter permease: MIDGLRQDITGGVRGLIKSPGFAAASLITLALGVGATSAIFSVVKAVLVTPLPYSEPDRRVQIFSRWVSFDKTWLSDQEVVDYRAMSRTLQAVAAWGTGQQNLTGDGEPIRVGVGFITANTLEVLGARPMLGRMFTPDEDRPNGPQLAVLGYPLWQARYNGDPSVIGRTMMINDVPVEVIGVMPEGFRLPTDFTGDAAEPTQLWRPQQLDEANLTRGSHGLFAAGMLAPGQTAATASDELKAITTRLTEQGLYPPAMKFSAFAVSLDEEIRGGVRPAMWLLMGAVGFLLLISCANVANLLLVRGDARAREMALRTAIGAAPDRLVRQLLTESVVLAVLGAALGLGLAAIGLRVLVTLDPTSLPPLAPVGLDLTVMLFTLVLGVVTTIVFGLAPALRTLRMNLVESLREGTQQATASGSRQRLRSLLVVAEVALAVILVIGAGLMIRSLSALARIDLGFNPDRMLTMRLSIPAARYDSPEKVVDFYRRLMERVRTVPGVEAAGAVRALPLATSIGDYGLDVEGYQEGPGRNAKGDWQIVTDGAFEAMGARLIRGRWFTGTDTTAAQPVAVVNETLARTYWKDPNEVIGGRLRVGSGMSKPWVTVVGIVADERHNGVTGIVKEKFFIPHSQWHVVTAGNLVRNAFIVARTTGDPLSVAAAVRSEVRAMDPNIPVANIRPMTEVVGAALATTRLTGFLMGVFAAMALTLAAVGIYGVLSYLVARRTQEIGIRLAIGANRSQVMAMILRQGLTLAAGGIAVGVVAAFLLSRLMQSLLYQVQPGDPGTFLVVPLVLIAVALLASALPAFRATRVSPLIALRSE, translated from the coding sequence ATGATTGACGGGCTTCGGCAAGACATCACCGGCGGCGTGCGAGGGCTGATCAAGAGTCCGGGGTTTGCGGCGGCTTCCCTCATCACCCTCGCGCTTGGGGTCGGCGCCACCTCCGCCATCTTCAGCGTGGTCAAGGCGGTGCTGGTCACACCGCTTCCATATTCCGAGCCGGACCGGCGCGTGCAGATCTTCAGCCGGTGGGTCAGCTTCGACAAGACGTGGCTGTCGGACCAGGAAGTAGTGGACTACCGCGCCATGTCCAGGACGCTGCAGGCGGTGGCGGCCTGGGGCACCGGCCAGCAGAACCTGACCGGCGACGGTGAGCCGATTCGCGTCGGCGTGGGCTTCATCACCGCCAACACGCTGGAGGTGCTGGGCGCGCGGCCCATGCTCGGCCGCATGTTCACGCCGGACGAAGACCGTCCCAACGGTCCGCAGCTCGCGGTGCTCGGCTATCCGCTGTGGCAGGCCCGCTATAACGGCGACCCATCGGTCATCGGCCGCACCATGATGATCAACGACGTCCCGGTGGAAGTGATCGGGGTCATGCCCGAGGGCTTCCGCCTGCCCACCGACTTCACCGGCGATGCGGCCGAGCCGACGCAGCTGTGGCGGCCGCAGCAGTTGGATGAGGCGAACCTCACCCGCGGGAGCCACGGGCTGTTCGCCGCCGGCATGCTGGCGCCGGGGCAGACCGCGGCCACCGCCAGCGATGAGCTGAAGGCCATCACCACCCGGCTCACCGAGCAGGGACTCTATCCGCCGGCGATGAAGTTCTCGGCGTTCGCGGTGTCGCTGGACGAAGAGATTCGCGGCGGCGTGCGCCCCGCGATGTGGCTGCTGATGGGCGCGGTCGGCTTTCTCCTGCTGATCTCCTGCGCCAACGTCGCCAACCTGCTGCTGGTCCGCGGCGACGCGCGCGCGAGAGAGATGGCGCTGCGCACGGCCATCGGCGCGGCGCCCGACCGCCTCGTCCGGCAACTCCTCACCGAAAGCGTCGTGCTCGCCGTGCTCGGCGCGGCACTGGGGCTGGGCCTGGCGGCCATCGGCCTGCGCGTGCTGGTCACGCTGGATCCGACGAGCCTGCCGCCCTTGGCACCGGTCGGCCTCGACCTCACCGTGATGCTGTTCACGCTGGTGCTCGGCGTGGTCACGACCATCGTGTTTGGATTGGCGCCGGCGCTCCGCACGCTGCGCATGAACCTGGTGGAGTCGCTGCGCGAAGGCACGCAGCAGGCGACGGCCAGCGGATCCAGGCAACGCCTGCGCAGCCTGCTGGTGGTCGCCGAGGTCGCCCTGGCGGTGATCCTCGTGATCGGCGCGGGCCTGATGATCCGTAGCCTTTCGGCGCTCGCCCGCATCGACCTCGGGTTCAATCCCGATCGCATGCTGACCATGCGCCTGTCCATCCCGGCGGCACGCTATGACTCGCCGGAGAAGGTCGTCGACTTCTATCGCCGGTTAATGGAGCGCGTGCGCACCGTGCCTGGCGTCGAAGCCGCTGGCGCCGTGCGGGCGTTGCCGCTCGCCACCTCGATTGGCGACTACGGTCTTGATGTCGAGGGCTACCAGGAGGGCCCGGGGCGCAACGCCAAGGGCGACTGGCAAATCGTGACCGACGGCGCCTTCGAGGCGATGGGCGCGCGGCTGATCCGCGGCCGCTGGTTCACCGGCACCGACACCACGGCTGCGCAACCGGTGGCGGTCGTGAACGAGACGCTGGCCAGGACGTACTGGAAAGACCCCAACGAGGTGATCGGCGGCCGCCTGCGCGTGGGCAGCGGCATGTCCAAGCCCTGGGTCACCGTGGTCGGCATTGTCGCCGACGAACGGCACAATGGTGTGACCGGGATCGTGAAGGAGAAATTCTTCATCCCGCACAGCCAGTGGCACGTCGTCACCGCCGGCAACCTGGTTCGCAACGCCTTCATCGTGGCGCGGACCACCGGCGATCCCCTGTCGGTGGCCGCGGCGGTGCGCAGCGAAGTGCGCGCCATGGACCCGAATATTCCGGTGGCCAACATTCGTCCAATGACGGAGGTGGTGGGCGCGGCGCTGGCGACCACGCGATTGACGGGGTTCCTGATGGGGGTGTTCGCCGCCATGGCCCTCACGCTGGCGGCGGTCGGCATCTACGGGGTGCTGTCGTACCTGGTGGCGCGGCGGACGCAGGAGATTGGCATCCGGCTCGCCATCGGCGCGAACCGGTCGCAGGTGATGGCCATGATCCTCCGGCAGGGCCTCACGCTGGCCGCCGGCGGGATTGCCGTCGGCGTCGTCGCCGCGTTCCTGCTGTCGCGGCTGATGCAGTCGCTGCTCTACCAGGTGCAGCCGGGCGATCCCGGCACGTTCCTGGTCGTGCCGCTGGTGTTGATCGCGGTGGCGTTGCTCGCCAGCGCCCTGCCGGCGTTTCGGGCGACGCGGGTGAGCCCGTTGATCGCGTTGCGTTCCGAGTAG
- a CDS encoding GNAT family N-acetyltransferase codes for MTYSIRPATIADIPHLIAHREQMFRDMGIPAQFEGMAQATAAWLHAAIPSKTYLGWLAVSSDGAVAAGGGLIVMPWPPGPVSMDPRCGFIFNVYTDPAHRKQGLARRLMDTMHGWCRAEGIERVVLNASTFGRPLYEQMGYVATNEPMMRMRL; via the coding sequence ATGACCTACAGCATTCGTCCCGCCACCATCGCCGACATCCCCCACCTCATCGCCCATCGGGAGCAGATGTTCCGTGACATGGGCATTCCGGCGCAATTCGAGGGCATGGCCCAGGCGACCGCGGCGTGGCTTCACGCGGCGATCCCCTCGAAAACGTATCTCGGCTGGCTCGCCGTCTCGAGTGACGGCGCCGTCGCGGCGGGCGGCGGCCTCATCGTCATGCCCTGGCCTCCCGGGCCGGTGTCGATGGATCCGCGCTGCGGGTTCATATTCAACGTCTACACGGACCCGGCGCATCGCAAGCAGGGCCTGGCGCGGCGGCTGATGGACACTATGCACGGCTGGTGTCGCGCCGAAGGCATCGAGCGCGTCGTCCTCAACGCCAGCACGTTCGGCCGGCCGCTCTACGAGCAGATGGGCTACGTCGCCACCAACGAGCCGATGATGCGGATGCGCTTGTAG
- the ybaK gene encoding Cys-tRNA(Pro) deacylase codes for MSATPAIHFLRAHKVPYTEHPYRYEDRGGTAVSSRELGVDEHVVIKTLVMEDDGKRPLIVLMHGDRDVSTKNLARQIGKKTVTPCDPEVAQKHTGYLVGGTSPFGTRKQMPVYMERTIADLERIYINGGRRGFLIALAPADLVRALSPTLVDASQ; via the coding sequence ATGTCCGCAACCCCAGCGATCCACTTCCTGCGCGCCCACAAGGTCCCGTATACCGAGCACCCGTACCGCTACGAAGACCGCGGCGGCACCGCCGTGTCCTCGCGCGAACTCGGCGTCGATGAACACGTCGTCATCAAGACCCTGGTGATGGAAGACGACGGGAAGCGACCGCTGATCGTGCTCATGCACGGCGACCGCGACGTCTCAACGAAAAATCTCGCCCGACAGATCGGAAAGAAGACAGTGACGCCGTGCGATCCCGAGGTGGCGCAGAAGCACACCGGCTATCTCGTCGGCGGCACCTCGCCCTTCGGGACACGGAAGCAGATGCCGGTCTACATGGAGCGCACGATCGCGGATCTCGAACGCATTTACATCAACGGCGGACGGCGCGGCTTTCTGATCGCGCTGGCACCGGCGGATCTGGTGCGCGCTCTGTCGCCCACGCTTGTGGACGCCTCCCAGTAG
- a CDS encoding amidohydrolase family protein, which yields MRARNVVAFLAAVIAVFSQAPGSTQVRTTVFEGARVIVGDGRPPIENATIVVNGDRFTLVGSGSTARVPAGAIHVSLAGKTVMPAIIDTHVHTSTTQPELREDLKRRANFGVGAALSLGLDGTEAPFEQRAQTAPGLARFYLAGRGITAPEKGRTDVPYWITAEDQARKAVQELAARKVDIVKIWVDDRNGQYPKLSPALYTAVISEAHKHKLRVVAHIFSLEDAKGLLRAGIDAFAHGIRDRDIDDEVVALFKARPNVVLIPNMPDRGVAVDYSWLRGSIPDGELQKIQAGATNRPQAQEAFGIQARNLAKLAAAGVRIAVGTDGNTPWAPHVEMADMVASGMTPAQVIVAATRNGATFVRVPNTGTIEAGHTADFIVLDANPLDDITNTRRIAAVYLRGAAVAR from the coding sequence ATGCGTGCGCGTAACGTCGTCGCTTTCCTTGCGGCAGTCATCGCCGTCTTCAGCCAGGCGCCAGGGTCCACGCAGGTGCGGACCACCGTGTTCGAAGGCGCGCGCGTCATCGTCGGCGATGGCCGTCCGCCCATCGAGAACGCCACCATCGTCGTCAACGGCGACCGGTTCACGCTGGTCGGCAGCGGGTCCACGGCGAGGGTGCCCGCCGGCGCCATCCACGTGAGCCTGGCCGGCAAGACGGTGATGCCCGCCATTATCGACACGCACGTGCACACCAGCACGACGCAGCCGGAGCTGCGCGAAGACCTGAAGCGCCGGGCCAACTTTGGCGTGGGCGCGGCCCTGAGCCTCGGGCTCGACGGCACCGAGGCGCCCTTCGAACAGCGGGCGCAGACCGCGCCGGGCCTCGCCCGCTTCTACCTGGCCGGCCGGGGCATCACCGCGCCGGAGAAGGGCCGCACCGACGTGCCCTACTGGATCACCGCGGAGGATCAGGCGCGCAAGGCGGTCCAGGAGCTGGCCGCCAGGAAAGTGGACATCGTCAAGATCTGGGTGGACGATCGCAACGGCCAATACCCCAAGCTGTCACCGGCCCTCTACACCGCGGTGATCAGCGAGGCGCACAAGCACAAGCTCCGCGTGGTCGCCCACATCTTCTCGCTCGAGGATGCGAAGGGACTGCTGCGCGCCGGCATCGACGCGTTCGCGCACGGCATTCGCGATCGCGACATCGACGACGAGGTGGTGGCGCTGTTCAAGGCCCGGCCGAATGTGGTGCTGATCCCGAACATGCCGGACCGCGGCGTGGCGGTGGACTACAGCTGGCTGCGCGGCAGCATTCCCGATGGTGAGCTGCAGAAGATCCAGGCGGGCGCCACCAATCGCCCCCAGGCCCAGGAAGCGTTTGGCATCCAGGCCCGCAACCTGGCGAAGCTCGCGGCCGCCGGCGTGCGTATTGCCGTCGGCACCGACGGCAACACGCCGTGGGCGCCGCACGTGGAGATGGCCGACATGGTGGCGTCGGGGATGACGCCGGCACAGGTGATCGTCGCGGCGACGCGCAACGGCGCGACGTTCGTGCGGGTACCGAACACCGGCACAATCGAGGCCGGCCACACGGCGGACTTCATCGTGCTCGACGCCAACCCGCTGGACGACATCACCAACACCCGGCGCATCGCCGCGGTCTACCTTCGCGGAGCTGCGGTGGCGCGCTAG
- a CDS encoding pyridoxal phosphate-dependent aminotransferase: MRTTAAPSLSSLVREQIAKPSPIRQIMKMAERQNILAMGLDPAQVISFGGGWVNHEAPEEFRQAYQDVVSDPELFHKSGGYTATLGDMECREQIARFEAHLFGVPRLGPEHIAIGMGSTQLTHDLFRTLLDPGDTVMLLDPTYANYEGQLAFAASGIKVVRLRVLDPQTWSYLPETDPAGVAREFTRLFDQHRPKLVLFGAPDNPTSQVVPQTLAEVMLAKTAEAGAWLAIDFAYKCQYFQAPPAYYAWSPADHPNVIGIHSNSKWARGLGRRLGWIEASTPVVEAMERVQQCSILCPDTLSQMTMARYLKQAIANGSLRKYVDQANAMYKHAAAVTLKAVDDHLKRPRLTPFGGLYTVVDIGTNAEAFVPKALQATGVLVVPGGGFGASLTNGVRISFGPLVRDTAKIEEGLERLGRWMRA; the protein is encoded by the coding sequence ATGAGAACCACTGCCGCCCCGTCGCTTTCGTCCCTGGTCCGAGAACAAATCGCAAAACCCTCCCCCATCCGCCAGATCATGAAGATGGCGGAGCGCCAGAACATCCTCGCCATGGGGCTCGACCCGGCGCAGGTGATTTCGTTCGGCGGCGGCTGGGTCAATCACGAAGCCCCCGAGGAATTCCGGCAGGCCTACCAGGACGTGGTCTCCGATCCCGAGCTCTTCCACAAGAGCGGCGGCTACACCGCCACGCTCGGCGACATGGAATGCCGCGAGCAGATCGCGCGGTTCGAGGCGCATCTCTTCGGCGTGCCTCGCCTGGGCCCCGAGCACATCGCCATTGGCATGGGCAGCACGCAGCTCACGCACGACCTGTTCCGGACGCTGCTCGACCCGGGCGACACCGTCATGCTGCTCGACCCGACCTACGCCAACTACGAAGGGCAACTCGCGTTCGCGGCCTCGGGCATCAAGGTGGTCCGGTTGCGCGTGCTCGATCCGCAGACGTGGTCGTACCTGCCAGAGACCGATCCGGCCGGCGTGGCCCGCGAGTTCACGCGGTTGTTCGACCAGCACCGCCCGAAGCTCGTGCTGTTCGGCGCGCCCGACAACCCGACCAGCCAGGTCGTGCCGCAGACGCTGGCCGAGGTAATGTTGGCGAAGACCGCTGAAGCGGGCGCGTGGCTGGCGATCGACTTCGCCTACAAGTGCCAGTACTTCCAGGCACCGCCCGCGTACTACGCGTGGTCACCTGCTGATCATCCGAACGTGATTGGCATCCACTCGAACTCGAAGTGGGCGCGCGGCCTCGGCCGCCGGCTTGGCTGGATCGAGGCCAGCACCCCGGTCGTTGAAGCGATGGAGCGCGTGCAGCAGTGCAGCATCCTCTGCCCGGACACGCTGTCGCAAATGACGATGGCGCGGTACCTGAAGCAGGCGATCGCGAACGGATCGCTGCGGAAGTATGTGGACCAGGCCAACGCGATGTACAAGCACGCCGCGGCGGTCACGCTGAAGGCGGTGGACGATCACCTCAAGCGGCCGCGGCTGACGCCCTTCGGCGGGCTCTACACGGTGGTGGACATCGGCACCAACGCCGAGGCCTTCGTGCCGAAGGCGCTCCAGGCGACCGGCGTGCTCGTGGTGCCCGGCGGCGGCTTCGGCGCCTCGCTCACCAACGGCGTGCGCATCTCGTTTGGCCCGCTGGTCAGGGATACCGCGAAGATCGAGGAAGGGCTCGAACGTCTCGGCCGCTGGATGCGCGCCTAG
- a CDS encoding transposase, giving the protein MVRAAHRLLLPTTMARPRRLGGISYVGPAAYFITSCTLDRCKAFTTNDFCDECQLELLATSQRFGFSATAYCFMPDHVHYLVSGTRADASLPDFVSMWKQRTGFAWHKRTGKRLWQKGYYEHMLRSDEAHLPIARYILENPVRAGLVRDIRDYPWLGSDRFSIDEIMAAFEALGPR; this is encoded by the coding sequence ATGGTGCGCGCGGCACATCGATTGCTGCTCCCTACCACCATGGCCCGTCCCAGACGCCTTGGTGGCATTTCCTACGTCGGTCCGGCCGCGTACTTCATCACGTCGTGCACGCTGGATCGCTGCAAGGCCTTCACCACCAACGATTTCTGCGACGAATGCCAGCTAGAACTTCTTGCCACGTCGCAGCGCTTTGGATTCAGCGCAACTGCATACTGCTTCATGCCGGACCATGTGCACTACCTCGTCTCGGGCACTCGTGCCGACGCGTCGCTGCCGGATTTCGTTTCGATGTGGAAGCAGCGAACGGGCTTCGCATGGCACAAGCGAACCGGCAAGCGACTTTGGCAGAAGGGCTACTACGAGCACATGCTGCGCTCTGACGAGGCCCATTTGCCCATTGCGCGCTACATCCTCGAGAACCCTGTCCGAGCCGGACTTGTCAGAGACATACGCGACTATCCGTGGCTAGGCTCGGATCGGTTCTCAATCGACGAGATCATGGCGGCGTTCGAGGCGCTCGGTCCCCGATGA
- a CDS encoding M1 family aminopeptidase yields MRILLCLVLLMALPSSITAQTATPAAGVPLDVATRRAAVVSDLRYELSLAIPEELTAPLTGSNIIRFSLKDASAPLVLDFETSRQHVKAVDANGKPAAFTYVNGHIVLPPAALVAGANMVRIAFDAGDASLNRSKDFLYTLFVPARARLALPVFDQPDLKGRWTVTLEHPSAWQSAANGAELTRTANGARTRVTFAETQPLPTYLVAFIAGDFKVETAERNGRTFRMFHRETDAAKVARNREAIFDLHARALAFLENYTAIPYAFGKFDFVAIPAFQFGGMEHAGKILYNASGLMLDESATQNQLLGRASVISHETAHMWFGDLVTMRWFNDVWMKEVFANFMAAKIVNPSFPTVNHDLRFLLSNYPAAYEVDRTAGANPIRQELDNLNEAGSMYGAIIYQKAPVVMRHLEALLGEDNFRDGLRDYLKQHAFANATWSDLIDLLDARTPTDLQQWSRVWVDQPGRPTIQTELEIKDGTIARLAFRQRDPRGRNLAWPQLLRVAIGNRTGQELLVVNLNGPVVEVPQAVGKPAPLYVLPSAGGWAYGAFALDRATLDYLSTSLPEMTDTLTRGSAWVTLWDALLDGQVRPAAFVDLAMQALPRESDEQMTSRILGYASAAWWRFLQAAELEARAPRFESLLREGLSQAKTPSQKASWFGTLRNIARTPATVDWLHKVWKKDETVAGLPLAEADYTSLALELAVREVPGWQQVLQTQLARIENPDRRGRFQFVMPALSADPAEREKWFLSLKDVSNRRREPWVLEGLNYLHHPLRAATAEKYVQPSLDMLWEIQKTGDISFPKRWLDATLGGHQSAAVANTVRAFLKTLPANYPDRLRNITLQSADELYRAAEITRKQ; encoded by the coding sequence ATGCGAATTCTTTTGTGCCTGGTCCTACTCATGGCCCTGCCCTCTTCCATCACCGCGCAAACCGCCACGCCGGCCGCCGGGGTACCCCTGGATGTCGCCACGCGCCGCGCCGCCGTCGTCAGCGACCTGCGCTACGAGCTGTCGCTGGCCATTCCGGAGGAACTGACGGCACCGCTGACCGGCTCGAACATCATTCGTTTCTCGTTGAAGGACGCCTCCGCGCCGCTGGTCCTCGACTTCGAGACCAGCCGCCAACACGTGAAGGCGGTGGACGCCAATGGCAAGCCCGCCGCCTTCACCTACGTCAACGGCCACATCGTCTTGCCGCCGGCCGCGCTGGTCGCGGGCGCGAACATGGTCCGCATCGCCTTTGACGCGGGCGACGCGTCGCTCAATCGCAGCAAGGACTTCCTCTACACGCTGTTCGTGCCGGCCCGCGCGCGGCTGGCCCTCCCGGTGTTCGACCAGCCCGATCTCAAGGGCCGCTGGACGGTCACGCTGGAACACCCGTCGGCCTGGCAGTCGGCGGCGAACGGCGCGGAGCTGACGCGAACGGCCAACGGCGCCAGGACCAGGGTGACGTTCGCGGAGACGCAGCCGCTGCCGACCTACCTGGTGGCCTTCATCGCCGGCGATTTCAAGGTGGAGACGGCGGAACGCAACGGCCGCACCTTCCGCATGTTCCATCGCGAGACCGACGCCGCCAAGGTGGCGCGCAACCGTGAGGCGATCTTCGACCTCCACGCGCGGGCGCTGGCGTTCCTCGAGAATTACACCGCCATCCCCTACGCCTTCGGCAAGTTCGACTTCGTGGCGATCCCGGCGTTCCAGTTCGGCGGCATGGAGCACGCCGGCAAGATTCTCTACAACGCCTCGGGGTTGATGCTGGACGAGTCGGCGACGCAGAACCAGCTGCTCGGCCGCGCCTCGGTCATTTCGCACGAGACCGCGCACATGTGGTTCGGCGACCTGGTGACCATGCGCTGGTTCAACGACGTGTGGATGAAGGAAGTGTTCGCGAACTTCATGGCGGCGAAAATCGTGAACCCGTCGTTCCCCACGGTGAACCACGACCTGCGCTTCCTGCTGTCGAACTACCCCGCCGCCTATGAAGTGGATCGCACGGCCGGCGCCAATCCGATCCGCCAGGAGCTCGACAACCTGAACGAGGCCGGCAGCATGTACGGCGCCATCATCTACCAGAAGGCGCCGGTGGTGATGCGCCACCTCGAGGCGCTGCTCGGCGAAGACAACTTCCGCGACGGCCTGCGCGACTACCTCAAGCAGCATGCCTTCGCCAACGCCACCTGGTCGGACCTCATCGACCTGCTCGACGCCCGCACGCCCACCGATTTGCAGCAATGGAGCCGCGTGTGGGTGGACCAGCCGGGCCGCCCGACCATCCAGACCGAACTCGAGATCAAGGACGGCACGATCGCGCGCCTCGCCTTCCGCCAGCGCGACCCGCGGGGACGCAACCTCGCCTGGCCGCAGCTGCTGCGCGTGGCGATCGGCAACAGGACCGGACAGGAGTTGCTGGTCGTCAACCTGAATGGGCCGGTCGTGGAGGTGCCGCAAGCCGTGGGCAAGCCGGCGCCCCTTTACGTGCTCCCCAGCGCGGGCGGATGGGCCTACGGCGCGTTTGCGCTCGACCGCGCGACCCTCGACTACCTGTCCACGTCGCTGCCGGAGATGACCGACACGCTGACGCGCGGCAGCGCGTGGGTCACGCTGTGGGACGCCTTGCTCGACGGCCAGGTCCGGCCGGCCGCGTTCGTCGATCTGGCGATGCAGGCGCTGCCGCGCGAGAGCGACGAGCAGATGACCTCGCGCATCCTCGGCTATGCCTCGGCCGCGTGGTGGCGCTTCCTCCAGGCCGCGGAACTCGAAGCCCGCGCGCCGCGGTTCGAATCGCTGCTGCGCGAAGGGCTGTCGCAGGCGAAGACACCCAGCCAGAAGGCCTCCTGGTTCGGCACGCTACGCAACATCGCGCGCACGCCGGCAACGGTGGACTGGCTGCACAAGGTATGGAAGAAGGACGAGACCGTGGCCGGCCTGCCGCTGGCCGAGGCCGACTACACCTCGCTGGCACTCGAACTGGCGGTGCGGGAAGTCCCTGGCTGGCAGCAGGTACTGCAGACCCAGCTCGCGCGCATCGAGAACCCGGATCGCCGCGGCCGGTTTCAGTTCGTGATGCCGGCGTTGTCGGCCGACCCGGCCGAACGCGAGAAGTGGTTCCTGTCCCTCAAGGACGTGAGCAACCGGCGGCGCGAACCGTGGGTCCTTGAGGGACTCAACTATCTGCATCACCCGCTGCGCGCGGCGACTGCCGAGAAATACGTGCAGCCCAGCCTCGACATGCTGTGGGAGATCCAGAAGACCGGCGACATCTCCTTCCCAAAGCGCTGGCTGGACGCCACGCTCGGCGGGCATCAGTCGGCAGCCGTCGCCAACACGGTCCGTGCGTTCCTGAAGACCCTGCCGGCGAACTATCCTGACCGCCTGCGCAACATCACGCTGCAGTCGGCGGACGAGTTGTATCGCGCGGCGGAAATTACTCGAAAGCAATGA
- a CDS encoding LysR substrate-binding domain-containing protein, with amino-acid sequence MALRDQAPFSMRQLQYLVAVADLGGFRRAAEACGVAQPSLSAQVAQVESALGVQVFERNPRGVRVTERGKPLIARARQVLVAVEDLQATARQQGDPLRGTLRLGIIPTVCPYLLPEVAPALRKHLPDLHIVWSEDKTETLLRQIEEGRLDGAVLALDARLAGLDHVPIVVDPFVLAAAPGHPLVRDPRPASPKVLDGATVFLLEDGHCFRDQALALCGSTGAHESDLRATGLSTLVQMVGAGTGVTLLPQMAVAVENRRGQLAVRAFKRPAPTRTIVLGWRRGSALRRPLEAVAAGLRRALGQPDRGGSR; translated from the coding sequence ATGGCACTGCGGGACCAGGCGCCGTTCTCGATGCGGCAGCTGCAATATCTTGTCGCCGTCGCCGATCTCGGCGGGTTCCGCCGGGCCGCGGAGGCCTGCGGTGTCGCCCAGCCCTCGCTGAGCGCGCAGGTGGCGCAGGTCGAAAGCGCGCTCGGCGTGCAGGTGTTCGAGCGCAACCCCCGCGGCGTGCGGGTCACAGAGCGGGGCAAGCCGCTGATCGCGCGGGCGCGGCAGGTGCTGGTGGCCGTCGAGGATTTGCAGGCCACGGCGCGGCAGCAGGGCGATCCGCTGCGGGGCACGCTGCGGCTCGGCATCATCCCGACCGTCTGTCCGTACCTGTTGCCCGAGGTGGCGCCGGCGCTGCGCAAACACCTGCCCGATCTGCACATCGTGTGGAGTGAAGACAAGACCGAGACGCTGCTGCGGCAGATCGAGGAGGGCCGGCTTGACGGCGCGGTCCTCGCCCTCGACGCGCGCCTCGCCGGCCTCGACCACGTGCCCATCGTCGTTGATCCGTTTGTGTTGGCGGCCGCGCCGGGGCATCCGCTGGTGCGGGACCCGCGGCCGGCGTCGCCGAAGGTGCTGGACGGGGCGACGGTATTTCTGCTGGAGGACGGCCACTGTTTCCGCGATCAGGCCCTGGCGCTGTGCGGGTCCACAGGAGCGCATGAGTCGGACCTGCGCGCCACCGGGTTGTCCACGCTCGTCCAGATGGTCGGCGCCGGCACCGGAGTGACGCTGCTGCCGCAGATGGCGGTGGCCGTGGAGAACCGGCGCGGGCAGCTGGCGGTGCGCGCGTTCAAGCGCCCCGCCCCGACCCGCACCATCGTGCTCGGCTGGCGCCGCGGCTCCGCCCTGCGGCGCCCGCTCGAGGCCGTGGCCGCGGGGCTCCGGCGGGCGCTGGGCCAGCCCGACCGAGGCGGCTCGCGATAA